A genome region from Brooklawnia propionicigenes includes the following:
- a CDS encoding penicillin-binding transpeptidase domain-containing protein, with protein MNKSIRGVALFVGVMFLALLINATASYWIRTDDLVNDARNTRVRDEEFGGPRGPILAANTPIVQSVPTGTTPYAYQRQYLDGPLYAPVTGYYSYIYGRSGLEQEFNAELTGQADSQFTQRILDTLAGRSPAGGQVLTTIQPKVQQAAWDALGNQEGAAVAIDYQTGAILAWVSTPSFDVSQLASLDFPATQAAWDQFTADGSTVMNDRATQEINAPGSTFKLVVAATALANGYTPDSVIDTPQALQLPQSTHQLSNLAACGNTTKTMDQALTLSCNTSFANIGMALGEDKIKAQAEAFGFNSSLGDGLTSAASVYPTGMSQAELAMASIGQFDVATTPLQMAVVAGAIANGGTVMEPYIVQEIRGSNESVLSTHQPVVRGQAMTQANAATLAEMMTHVIKSGTGTAAQISGMTVGGKTGTAETSVGGGDHSWFTGYIAEKHVAVAVYLATETTTTATPIARSIMEALP; from the coding sequence ATGAACAAGTCGATTCGTGGAGTGGCGCTGTTCGTCGGCGTGATGTTTCTTGCGCTACTGATCAACGCGACGGCCTCCTACTGGATCCGCACCGATGATCTGGTGAATGACGCGCGCAACACCCGCGTCCGCGACGAGGAGTTCGGCGGGCCACGCGGCCCGATCCTGGCCGCCAACACCCCGATCGTCCAGAGTGTGCCGACCGGCACGACGCCCTACGCCTACCAGCGTCAGTACCTCGACGGCCCGCTGTATGCACCGGTCACCGGCTACTACTCCTACATCTACGGACGATCCGGCCTGGAGCAGGAGTTCAATGCCGAACTAACCGGCCAGGCCGACTCGCAGTTCACCCAGCGCATCCTCGACACCCTGGCCGGGCGTTCGCCGGCCGGCGGTCAGGTGCTCACCACCATCCAGCCGAAGGTGCAGCAGGCGGCCTGGGACGCCCTGGGCAACCAGGAGGGCGCGGCGGTCGCCATCGACTACCAGACCGGCGCGATCCTGGCCTGGGTGTCGACCCCGAGCTTTGACGTGTCACAGCTGGCCAGCCTCGATTTCCCCGCCACCCAGGCGGCCTGGGACCAATTCACTGCCGACGGCTCCACCGTGATGAACGATCGGGCGACCCAGGAGATCAACGCCCCCGGGTCGACCTTCAAGCTGGTCGTCGCGGCCACCGCGTTGGCCAACGGCTACACGCCCGACTCGGTCATCGACACTCCGCAGGCGCTGCAGTTGCCGCAGTCGACGCACCAGTTGAGCAACCTGGCCGCCTGCGGCAACACCACCAAGACCATGGACCAGGCGCTCACCTTGTCGTGCAATACGTCGTTCGCGAATATCGGAATGGCGCTGGGTGAGGACAAGATCAAAGCCCAGGCGGAGGCCTTCGGGTTCAATTCGTCGCTGGGTGACGGGCTGACCTCGGCCGCCAGTGTCTACCCGACCGGGATGAGCCAGGCCGAGTTGGCGATGGCGTCCATCGGGCAGTTCGATGTGGCAACGACCCCGCTGCAGATGGCAGTGGTGGCCGGTGCCATCGCGAACGGCGGCACCGTGATGGAGCCCTACATCGTCCAGGAGATCCGTGGCTCGAACGAGTCGGTGCTGAGCACTCACCAGCCGGTGGTCCGCGGTCAGGCGATGACGCAGGCGAATGCGGCGACCCTGGCCGAGATGATGACCCATGTCATCAAGTCCGGCACCGGCACCGCCGCGCAGATCAGCGGCATGACCGTCGGCGGCAAGACCGGCACCGCCGAGACGAGTGTCGGCGGCGGTGACCACTCGTGGTTCACCGGTTACATCGCCGAGAAACATGTGGCGGTGGCGGTCTACCTGGCCACCGAGACGACCACCACTGCGACCCCGATCGCGCGGTCCATAATGGAGGCCCTGCCATGA
- a CDS encoding FtsW/RodA/SpoVE family cell cycle protein: MSTPNSQPVVIYRKRRNAELALCLLAAAFGIGGYLITHLNRDAALPSNWIAVSAIWLAICIAAHLVVRLKLPYADPVILPCVLALNGLGLAMIHRLDMSFDPSPNAATMQLIWTAIGVALFAVTLFYLRDYRVLQGFSYILFIVGMILLLLPLLPFLSSPNNAANGSQIWIQIAGYSFQPAEIAKIVLTLAFASYLTENRDLLQLAGRRVFGFQMPRMRDLIPVGVMWAAAVVVLIFQNDLGTSLLFFGLFVMMLFVATSQVRWVIIGVSAFAVAAYVIGQLAPHVATRVSSWLDPFSNYEANYQIITAQFGMAWGGLFGRGWGQGRPGLTPVASSDFISAAIGEELGLVGLVAVILIYLLMVARGLRAALTSTVIFGKLLASGFSFIFALQIFAIIGGVTRLLPLTGLTTPFMSQGGSSLVANWLIVAILLLISHQARRPQVATVPATVANLADDETSLINLNEGTA; this comes from the coding sequence ATGTCTACGCCCAACAGTCAACCGGTGGTTATCTACCGCAAACGCCGCAACGCCGAACTCGCGCTGTGCCTGCTCGCGGCGGCCTTCGGTATCGGTGGCTACCTGATCACCCACCTCAACCGGGACGCCGCACTGCCCAGCAACTGGATCGCGGTCTCGGCGATCTGGCTGGCGATCTGCATCGCCGCGCACCTGGTCGTCCGGCTCAAGCTGCCCTACGCCGATCCGGTGATCCTGCCCTGCGTGCTGGCGCTCAACGGGCTCGGGCTGGCGATGATCCACCGCCTCGATATGAGTTTCGATCCCTCGCCGAACGCCGCCACCATGCAGCTGATTTGGACCGCAATCGGCGTGGCACTGTTCGCAGTGACGCTGTTCTACCTGCGCGACTACCGGGTACTGCAGGGCTTCAGCTACATCTTGTTCATCGTCGGCATGATCCTGCTCTTGCTGCCGCTGCTGCCCTTCCTGTCCTCGCCCAACAACGCGGCCAACGGATCGCAGATCTGGATCCAGATCGCCGGGTACTCCTTCCAGCCGGCCGAGATCGCCAAGATCGTGCTGACCTTGGCCTTCGCGTCCTATCTCACCGAGAACCGCGACCTGCTGCAGCTGGCCGGACGCCGCGTGTTCGGTTTCCAGATGCCCCGAATGCGCGATCTGATTCCGGTCGGCGTGATGTGGGCGGCCGCGGTGGTCGTGCTGATCTTCCAGAACGACCTGGGCACCTCGCTGCTGTTCTTCGGGCTGTTCGTGATGATGCTGTTCGTGGCCACCAGCCAGGTGCGCTGGGTGATCATCGGGGTGAGCGCCTTCGCGGTCGCCGCCTACGTGATCGGGCAGCTGGCCCCCCATGTGGCGACCCGGGTGTCGAGCTGGCTGGATCCGTTCAGCAACTACGAAGCCAACTACCAGATCATCACCGCCCAGTTCGGCATGGCCTGGGGCGGCCTGTTCGGACGCGGCTGGGGTCAGGGACGGCCCGGCCTGACGCCGGTGGCCAGTTCCGACTTCATCTCGGCGGCGATCGGTGAAGAGCTCGGGCTGGTCGGGCTGGTCGCCGTCATCCTGATCTATCTGCTGATGGTGGCCCGCGGCCTGCGTGCGGCCCTCACCTCGACCGTGATCTTCGGCAAGCTGCTGGCGTCCGGCTTCAGTTTCATCTTCGCCCTGCAGATCTTCGCCATCATCGGCGGCGTCACTCGCCTGCTGCCGCTCACCGGATTGACGACGCCTTTCATGAGTCAAGGTGGTAGTTCGCTGGTGGCCAACTGGTTGATCGTGGCTATTCTGCTGCTGATCAGCCATCAGGCGCGGCGTCCCCAGGTGGCCACCGTGCCCGCCACAGTGGCCAACCTCGCCGATGACGAGACATCACTGATCAACCTGAACGAGGGCACTGCCTGA
- a CDS encoding PP2C family protein-serine/threonine phosphatase has product MAFSLQIDAHSEIGLVRNNNQDSAYVSPHLIVVADGMGGAAAGDLASAVAIRELQRADEQNLAPNASESGPLVGDQMLEALGGALAKANDALSDLVGWDHSLEGMGTTVCGAMFDGEHYGICHIGDSRGYLLRDGQLTRLTHDHSWVQSLIDSGKITVDEAAKHPHRSLLLKVLNGQPVHTPDFKLVDAKLGDRVLFCSDGLCGMVDDDVILKLLSADKPLDSIVRSLTQAAHQGGGLDNITLIVADVVDYDEALQAVPPQVLGAAEAMKIPEVDFSEPIDLSEIIEDTTRVPRGLPVADAAAIDEKLPDGVIDPDRFEAIRYTPHIASRRRRWIGWVLTILAILALLTAGLFGGRAYLESQHFIGPDEAHVAIYRGIPEQVFGHPLSRLTETSEILVDDLPPYYAARVQNQELRYDSEHAAQTQLEVLGEMAERCKAERAATVPAETPAPQTPGAETSADSASPEPPTDGQSGTTAPQSPNSVARSESPTSSASPNRPDLEACG; this is encoded by the coding sequence ATGGCGTTTTCGCTGCAGATCGACGCGCATTCCGAGATCGGGTTGGTGCGCAACAACAATCAGGACTCGGCCTATGTCTCGCCGCACCTGATCGTCGTTGCCGACGGCATGGGTGGCGCTGCCGCCGGCGATCTGGCCAGCGCCGTGGCTATCCGCGAACTGCAGCGCGCCGACGAGCAGAATCTGGCTCCGAACGCCTCCGAATCCGGCCCGCTGGTCGGCGACCAGATGCTGGAGGCGCTCGGCGGCGCACTGGCCAAGGCCAACGACGCATTGTCCGACCTCGTCGGATGGGACCACTCGCTCGAAGGCATGGGCACCACCGTGTGCGGGGCGATGTTCGACGGCGAGCACTACGGCATCTGCCACATCGGCGATTCGCGCGGCTATCTGCTGCGCGACGGGCAGCTGACCCGGCTCACCCATGACCATTCCTGGGTGCAGTCACTGATCGACAGCGGCAAGATCACCGTCGACGAGGCGGCCAAGCATCCGCACCGCTCGCTGCTGCTCAAGGTGCTCAACGGGCAGCCGGTGCACACTCCCGATTTCAAGCTGGTGGACGCCAAACTCGGCGACCGGGTGCTCTTCTGCTCCGACGGGCTGTGCGGAATGGTCGATGACGATGTCATCCTCAAGCTGTTGTCCGCCGACAAGCCGCTGGACTCGATCGTCCGCTCGTTGACCCAGGCGGCACATCAAGGTGGCGGCCTCGACAACATCACCCTGATCGTGGCCGACGTGGTGGACTACGACGAGGCGCTGCAGGCTGTCCCACCGCAGGTGCTGGGCGCTGCCGAGGCCATGAAGATCCCGGAGGTCGATTTCTCCGAGCCGATCGACCTGTCCGAGATCATCGAGGACACCACCCGGGTGCCCCGCGGGCTGCCGGTGGCCGACGCGGCCGCGATCGACGAGAAGCTGCCCGATGGTGTCATCGATCCCGACCGGTTCGAGGCGATCCGCTACACACCGCACATCGCAAGCCGGCGGCGCAGATGGATCGGCTGGGTCCTGACCATCCTGGCTATCCTGGCTCTGCTCACCGCGGGTCTGTTCGGCGGACGCGCGTACCTCGAATCCCAGCATTTCATCGGTCCCGACGAGGCGCACGTGGCGATCTACCGGGGCATCCCCGAGCAGGTCTTCGGACACCCGCTGTCGCGGCTGACCGAGACCAGCGAGATCCTGGTGGACGATCTGCCGCCCTACTACGCGGCCAGGGTGCAGAACCAAGAACTGCGCTATGACTCCGAACATGCCGCGCAGACGCAGCTGGAGGTGCTCGGCGAAATGGCCGAACGCTGCAAGGCCGAACGCGCAGCCACCGTGCCCGCCGAAACACCCGCGCCGCAGACCCCCGGCGCCGAAACCTCCGCGGACTCGGCCAGCCCCGAGCCTCCCACCGACGGCCAATCCGGTACTACTGCCCCCCAGAGCCCCAACTCTGTTGCTCGCTCCGAATCCCCCACCTCTTCGGCTTCACCGAACCGTCCCGACCTCGAGGCTTGTGGATGA
- a CDS encoding FHA domain-containing protein FhaB/FipA has translation MSTILVATLKIAFLVLMWLFILFVTNVIRVDLFGRRVTAEELVAADEQASSLSTGSLQKSFRGRRAARAGAAPPPAPTTVTITTGRGAGTSATLPEVGKEIVLGRASSCDLDVDDDYASSKHAKIWRDAEGFVVEDLLSTNGTYVNGQRITQPVRIDRGDIVRVGRSQMQLDG, from the coding sequence TTGAGTACCATCCTCGTAGCCACCCTAAAGATCGCCTTCTTGGTCCTGATGTGGCTGTTCATCCTCTTCGTCACCAACGTCATCCGCGTCGACCTGTTCGGACGCCGGGTCACCGCCGAGGAGCTGGTGGCCGCCGACGAGCAGGCCTCCTCACTGAGCACAGGTTCGCTGCAGAAGTCGTTCCGTGGCCGCCGCGCAGCCCGCGCCGGCGCCGCCCCACCACCGGCCCCCACCACGGTCACCATCACCACAGGCAGAGGAGCCGGCACGAGCGCCACGCTGCCCGAGGTCGGCAAGGAGATCGTCCTCGGCAGGGCGTCGTCGTGCGATCTTGATGTGGACGACGACTACGCGTCCAGCAAGCATGCGAAGATCTGGCGCGATGCCGAGGGCTTCGTCGTCGAAGATCTGCTGTCGACCAACGGCACCTACGTGAACGGCCAGCGCATCACCCAACCCGTGCGGATCGACAGAGGCGACATCGTGCGAGTCGGCCGCTCCCAGATGCAACTGGACGGCTGA
- a CDS encoding FhaA domain-containing protein, producing MGWLHNVERGLENAVNTVFARAFRGEVEPIEIVTRLTKELDAQAKLLNRDKRLVPNNFTVYLSTHDYDELAPMARAINDDIVPELRRHAGERHYVFNGPIRIDYECDPSLSVGRFRVSSESVATVAETGGAASTTAIKRAPLVLEVNGVRHPLLPPGFTIGRGSEADLRINDPGISRQHARIIVQPADNGEVLVSIEDLGSTNGVIVNGQRVTKVTLGDGSRIEIGSTRMLVHSPVGS from the coding sequence ATGGGCTGGTTGCACAACGTTGAACGCGGACTCGAGAACGCGGTGAACACCGTTTTCGCGCGAGCCTTCCGCGGCGAGGTGGAACCTATCGAGATCGTCACCCGATTGACCAAGGAGCTGGACGCGCAGGCAAAGCTGTTGAACCGCGACAAGCGGCTCGTCCCCAACAACTTCACGGTCTACCTGTCGACGCACGACTATGACGAGCTCGCCCCGATGGCACGGGCCATCAACGACGACATCGTCCCCGAACTGCGTCGACATGCCGGCGAGCGTCACTACGTCTTCAACGGACCGATCCGCATCGACTACGAATGCGATCCGTCCTTATCGGTCGGTCGCTTTCGAGTGAGCTCCGAGTCGGTCGCGACCGTCGCCGAGACCGGCGGCGCAGCATCGACCACCGCGATCAAGCGGGCGCCGCTCGTGCTGGAGGTCAACGGCGTACGGCATCCACTGCTGCCACCGGGTTTCACCATCGGACGCGGCAGTGAGGCGGACCTTCGCATCAACGATCCCGGCATCTCCCGGCAGCACGCCCGTATCATCGTCCAGCCCGCCGACAACGGCGAGGTTCTCGTCAGCATCGAAGACCTCGGATCGACCAACGGCGTGATCGTCAACGGCCAGCGCGTCACCAAGGTGACGCTCGGCGACGGATCACGCATCGAGATCGGCTCGACCCGGATGCTCGTGCACTCACCAGTGGGGTCCTGA
- the trxA gene encoding thioredoxin — MATVTITAENLEDVLSTNDIVFLDFWAEWCGPCRNFAPIYEQASQTHDDITFGKIDTEDQQQLAGAAGITSIPTLMIFRGGIPVFSQAGALPAAALDSLVEQVRALDMDEVRAAYAQVDKTDSDATNGYHEA, encoded by the coding sequence ATGGCCACCGTCACGATCACCGCTGAGAACCTTGAGGACGTCCTGAGCACCAACGACATCGTCTTCCTCGACTTCTGGGCGGAATGGTGTGGTCCATGCCGCAACTTCGCACCCATCTACGAGCAGGCCAGCCAGACCCACGACGACATCACCTTCGGCAAGATCGACACCGAGGACCAGCAGCAGCTCGCAGGCGCTGCGGGCATCACCTCCATCCCCACCCTGATGATCTTCCGCGGCGGCATTCCCGTCTTCTCGCAAGCCGGCGCCCTGCCCGCAGCGGCTCTCGACAGCCTCGTCGAGCAGGTCCGCGCCCTTGACATGGACGAAGTCCGCGCCGCGTATGCCCAAGTCGACAAGACGGACAGCGACGCCACGAACGGCTACCACGAGGCCTGA
- a CDS encoding IclR family transcriptional regulator: protein MSNPSSSEASGPAPIEAIDRALMLLISLSEAGPDGVPLANLGRDLGLNKSTAYRALSTMRARGFVTQDTDGSYRLGPAAIGLGADYFGPASLTQLLHPALIVLAREVDELVHLGILNGDRVIYVDKVEPDKAIRVWSQVGRNASAATTSLGRAILAYRPIPDDHLDAYAPSEAAAAQLRDAVAAARERGYATEIEENEPGIACLGVPLLSNGGAIAALSVTMLASHVDDQRLAEVAARIAELVPPRLPENVELPAALMLARPH from the coding sequence ATGAGCAACCCGAGCAGTTCCGAGGCCAGCGGTCCCGCCCCGATCGAGGCGATCGACCGCGCACTCATGCTGCTCATCAGTCTGTCCGAGGCCGGGCCCGACGGAGTCCCGCTGGCCAATCTCGGCCGCGATCTGGGGCTCAACAAATCAACCGCCTATCGCGCGCTGAGCACCATGCGCGCCCGCGGCTTCGTCACCCAGGACACCGACGGCAGCTACCGGCTCGGGCCCGCGGCGATCGGCCTGGGCGCCGACTACTTCGGCCCCGCCTCTCTCACCCAGCTGCTGCATCCCGCACTGATCGTGCTCGCCCGTGAGGTGGACGAACTGGTGCACCTCGGCATCCTCAACGGCGACCGGGTCATCTACGTCGACAAGGTCGAGCCCGACAAAGCCATCCGCGTCTGGTCGCAGGTCGGACGCAACGCCTCCGCCGCGACTACCTCACTCGGACGCGCAATCTTGGCCTACCGGCCGATTCCCGATGATCATCTCGACGCCTATGCCCCATCGGAGGCCGCCGCCGCGCAACTGCGCGACGCCGTCGCCGCGGCCCGGGAGCGCGGCTATGCCACCGAGATCGAGGAGAACGAACCGGGCATCGCCTGCCTGGGTGTGCCGCTGCTGTCGAACGGCGGGGCGATAGCCGCGCTCAGTGTCACCATGCTCGCCAGCCATGTGGACGATCAGCGACTCGCCGAAGTCGCTGCACGAATCGCCGAACTCGTGCCTCCGCGGCTGCCCGAAAACGTCGAGCTCCCAGCGGCATTGATGCTTGCCCGGCCGCACTGA
- the eda gene encoding bifunctional 4-hydroxy-2-oxoglutarate aldolase/2-dehydro-3-deoxy-phosphogluconate aldolase — MSVTLDDITRYRIVPVVVLNDAANASGLGDALVAGGLPVAEVTFRTAAAADSIKVLAKRDDILVGAGTVRSVAQVEQAVDAGASFIVSPGLKVEVVKRAQELGVPVLPGAVTPTEIMLAHDLGLTTVKFFPANVYGGASAIKALSAPFGGTQFIPTGGVNAANLGEFLGLSCIPAVGGSWMVPAKAVDGGEFDKITKLSREAMDLVAQLSGGDK, encoded by the coding sequence ATGAGCGTCACTCTTGACGACATCACCCGTTACCGCATCGTTCCCGTTGTGGTTCTCAATGACGCGGCCAATGCCTCCGGGCTCGGAGACGCCCTGGTCGCCGGCGGGCTCCCGGTCGCGGAAGTGACCTTCCGCACCGCCGCCGCCGCAGATTCGATCAAGGTCCTTGCGAAGCGCGACGACATCCTGGTCGGCGCCGGCACCGTCCGTTCGGTCGCTCAGGTCGAGCAGGCCGTCGACGCCGGTGCGTCCTTCATCGTGAGCCCCGGCCTGAAGGTCGAGGTCGTCAAGCGCGCGCAGGAACTCGGTGTGCCGGTGCTGCCGGGTGCGGTCACCCCCACCGAGATCATGCTCGCCCACGATCTCGGCCTGACCACCGTGAAGTTCTTCCCGGCCAATGTCTATGGTGGCGCGTCGGCCATCAAGGCGCTGTCGGCCCCGTTCGGCGGCACCCAGTTCATTCCGACCGGCGGTGTGAACGCAGCCAACCTCGGTGAGTTCCTCGGCCTGTCGTGCATTCCGGCGGTCGGCGGTTCGTGGATGGTGCCTGCCAAGGCCGTGGACGGTGGCGAGTTCGACAAGATCACCAAGCTTTCGCGCGAGGCCATGGACCTGGTCGCCCAGCTGAGCGGAGGCGACAAGTGA
- a CDS encoding sugar kinase, with amino-acid sequence MSVDLGLKSAEDCQWDALSLGEIMLRLDPGDGRVRTAREFKVWEGGGEYNVVRGLRKVFGLRSGVLTALVDNEVGHLVEDFVMQGGVDTSLIRWVANDGVGRTARNGLNFVERGYGVRGSVGASDRGHTAISQTKASDWDLDEIFVKKGVRWLHTGGIYAALSETSAQAVIDVCKAAKESGTLISYDLNYRPSLWKSIGGQAKAQEVNRAVAPYVDVMIGNEEDFTAALGFEIEGVDENLTVLPLDSFKNMVERVAAAYPNLKVIGTTLRGVKSATINDWSAIAWSKEDGLVKATQRDDLMIFDRVGGGDSFASGLVYGLISGADLETAVNYGAAHGALAMTTPGDTSMATKAEVLKLAGGGSARVDR; translated from the coding sequence GTGAGCGTGGATCTCGGCCTGAAGTCCGCTGAGGACTGCCAGTGGGACGCCCTGAGCCTCGGCGAGATCATGCTGCGGCTCGATCCGGGCGATGGACGCGTCCGCACTGCTCGTGAGTTCAAGGTCTGGGAAGGCGGCGGCGAATACAACGTCGTGCGTGGCCTGCGCAAGGTCTTCGGGCTGCGCTCGGGCGTCCTGACCGCACTGGTGGACAACGAGGTCGGCCATCTGGTCGAAGACTTCGTGATGCAAGGCGGCGTCGACACCTCGCTGATCCGCTGGGTTGCCAATGACGGTGTCGGACGCACGGCCCGCAACGGCCTCAACTTCGTCGAGCGCGGCTACGGCGTGCGCGGCTCGGTCGGCGCCAGCGACCGCGGTCACACCGCGATCAGTCAGACCAAGGCATCCGATTGGGACCTGGACGAGATCTTCGTGAAGAAGGGTGTGCGCTGGCTGCACACCGGCGGCATCTACGCCGCTCTTTCGGAGACCAGCGCCCAGGCAGTGATCGATGTCTGCAAGGCGGCGAAGGAATCCGGCACCCTGATCAGCTACGACCTCAACTACCGGCCCAGCCTGTGGAAGTCGATCGGTGGCCAGGCCAAGGCTCAGGAAGTCAACCGCGCGGTCGCGCCCTATGTCGATGTGATGATCGGTAATGAGGAGGACTTCACCGCGGCTCTCGGTTTCGAGATCGAGGGCGTGGACGAGAACCTCACCGTGCTGCCGCTGGACAGCTTCAAGAACATGGTCGAGCGGGTTGCCGCGGCTTACCCGAATCTCAAGGTCATCGGCACCACGCTGCGGGGCGTGAAGTCGGCGACCATCAACGACTGGAGCGCGATCGCCTGGTCGAAGGAAGACGGCCTGGTCAAGGCGACCCAGCGCGATGATCTGATGATCTTCGACCGGGTCGGCGGTGGCGACTCCTTCGCATCCGGGCTGGTCTACGGCCTGATTTCCGGCGCCGATCTGGAGACCGCGGTCAACTACGGTGCGGCTCATGGCGCGCTGGCGATGACCACTCCTGGCGATACCTCGATGGCTACCAAGGCCGAGGTGCTGAAGTTGGCCGGCGGCGGTTCGGCCCGCGTCGATCGCTGA
- a CDS encoding type III polyketide synthase: MTAILGIATAVPATAVSQRAVRDLFAAQPGISRLTARLIRAAFDRSAIDIRHTVLTDFDGVPSGFINLETSAFERPTTAQRNAIYVEQAPKLFAQAARGALQAAGVVASEITHVVTASCTGFFAPGPDFRLVRDLGIPSSAQRDHVGFLGCAAAFPALRAAYRICAADPGAVVLVACGELCSIHLAPSSDTDQILASAVFADGAGAAIVSAARAARGPSLVMDGFATRLTSEGADDMQWIIGDHGFEMTLTQEVPRIIEREVVGLLAPVLARGEIDRWAVHPGGRSILDRFEHAMGLAPNALDHSREVLRAYGNMSSATVLFVLQRLLADATLTDGERILGIAFGPGLTVEIAELRARVSTAPQPSRAAPALALARAPR, translated from the coding sequence ATGACGGCCATTTTGGGAATCGCAACGGCGGTTCCGGCGACCGCGGTAAGCCAGCGCGCGGTGCGCGATCTCTTCGCCGCGCAGCCCGGTATCAGTCGCCTGACCGCACGGCTGATACGCGCGGCATTCGATCGCTCGGCAATCGACATCAGGCATACGGTACTGACCGACTTCGATGGTGTGCCGTCGGGCTTCATCAACTTGGAAACCAGCGCCTTCGAACGGCCGACCACCGCTCAGCGCAACGCCATCTATGTCGAGCAAGCGCCGAAGCTGTTCGCTCAGGCCGCCCGTGGCGCACTGCAAGCCGCCGGCGTGGTGGCCTCCGAGATCACCCATGTCGTGACGGCCAGCTGTACCGGCTTCTTCGCCCCCGGGCCGGACTTCAGGCTCGTACGAGATCTCGGGATCCCATCAAGTGCCCAACGCGATCACGTCGGCTTCCTCGGCTGCGCGGCCGCCTTCCCCGCGTTGCGCGCGGCATATCGCATCTGCGCGGCCGACCCCGGTGCCGTCGTGCTGGTTGCCTGCGGCGAACTGTGCTCGATCCACCTGGCGCCCTCGAGCGACACCGACCAGATTCTCGCCTCGGCTGTCTTCGCCGACGGTGCCGGGGCAGCGATCGTCTCGGCGGCCCGCGCGGCGCGTGGTCCGTCGCTCGTCATGGACGGCTTCGCGACCAGGCTCACGAGCGAAGGCGCTGACGACATGCAGTGGATCATCGGCGATCACGGATTCGAGATGACGCTCACCCAGGAGGTGCCCCGCATCATCGAACGCGAGGTGGTCGGGCTGCTGGCCCCGGTGCTCGCCCGCGGCGAGATCGACCGTTGGGCCGTCCACCCCGGGGGCCGCAGCATTCTCGACCGATTCGAGCATGCGATGGGGCTGGCACCGAACGCGCTCGACCATTCCCGCGAAGTGCTGCGAGCATACGGCAATATGTCATCGGCGACGGTGCTCTTCGTCCTGCAGCGGCTTCTTGCCGACGCCACGCTCACCGACGGTGAGCGCATCCTGGGAATAGCATTTGGCCCTGGGCTGACCGTCGAGATCGCCGAACTGCGCGCACGGGTGAGCACCGCGCCCCAGCCGAGCCGCGCCGCGCCCGCCTTGGCGCTGGCCCGGGCCCCGAGATGA
- a CDS encoding methyltransferase domain-containing protein has protein sequence MTPGGLSERAESLVELMDDPDCDPQRLARTYRRFGVVNRAISGWGSLYRRYLRPHLASLDRPARVLDLGCGGGDVLARLAALARRDHLEVAWTGADPDPRALQVAQRRASAGIEFRRADSAALRAAGETFDAVVSNHVIHHLDSSGLAAFADDTRALSTGVVLHSDIRRGRLAYGLFAVGITPLAAGTFLRTDGLRSIRRSYRPAELAALLGAGWRVEGLAPFRLCALAEGEARD, from the coding sequence ATGACTCCCGGAGGGCTGTCCGAGCGCGCCGAAAGCCTCGTCGAGCTCATGGACGATCCCGACTGCGATCCGCAGCGGCTGGCGCGCACCTATCGCCGCTTCGGCGTGGTCAACCGGGCGATCTCGGGTTGGGGGAGCCTCTATCGGCGATACCTGCGACCGCACCTGGCAAGCCTCGATCGTCCGGCGCGGGTCTTGGATCTGGGCTGCGGGGGCGGTGACGTGCTGGCAAGACTCGCCGCATTGGCCCGTCGCGATCACCTGGAGGTTGCCTGGACCGGCGCCGACCCCGACCCCCGCGCGCTGCAGGTTGCGCAGCGGCGCGCCAGCGCCGGCATCGAGTTCCGCCGCGCGGATTCCGCCGCGCTGCGGGCGGCGGGGGAGACCTTCGACGCGGTGGTGTCCAACCACGTGATTCATCACCTGGACTCCTCCGGTCTGGCAGCGTTCGCCGATGACACTCGGGCGCTGTCCACCGGGGTGGTGCTGCACAGCGACATCAGGCGCGGACGCCTCGCCTACGGCCTGTTCGCCGTCGGTATCACGCCGCTGGCCGCGGGCACCTTCCTGCGCACCGATGGCTTGCGCTCGATTCGGCGAAGCTATCGGCCCGCCGAACTGGCGGCGCTGCTCGGCGCCGGCTGGCGTGTCGAGGGGCTTGCGCCGTTCCGCCTGTGCGCTCTCGCGGAAGGTGAGGCTCGTGACTGA